The following DNA comes from Kaistia sp. 32K.
CGGCGATGATGATCTTGCCGGCAGCCATCCTCTTCTCGCTGTTCTTCCTCTGGCCGTTCTTCAACGGCCTCTGGCTCAGCTTTCATCGCTGGGACGGCTTCTCGGCACCCCGCTTCATCGGGGTGGCGAACTATCTGCGGCTGACCAAGGACGGCGTCTTTCTCGGCGCGCTGAAGAACAGCTTCATCTTCGTGATCCTGAGCCTTGCGTTGAAGAACGGGCTCGGCCTCGCGCTTGCGCTGCTCCTCAACCGGGTCACCTTCGCGCGCGCCTTCTTCCGCGCCTCGGTCTTCGTGCCGGTGACGATCTCCTTCGTCGCCGCAGGCCTGCTCTGGTCGTGGATCTACAATCCGGTGTTCGGCCTGCTCAATGCAGGGCTGGATTTCGTCGGCCTGGCGTCGTGGAAGCGCAGCTGGCTCGGCGACGCCAATACGGCGCTCTATGCCGTGATCGCGGTCGACGTCTGGAAATGGCTCGGCTTCCATGCCGTCATCTATCTCGCCGGCCTGCAGACGATCCCGTCCGAGCTCTACGAGGCGGCCCGCGTCGACGGCGCCAGCGCCTGGCGGCGCCTCTGGCACATCACGCTGCCGCTGATGGTGCCGGTGATCTTCATCAACACCATCCTCGGCCTTTCCGGCGCCTTCGTCCGCAACTTCGACATCGTGCACGTCCTCACCCAGGGCGGCCCCAACCACGCCACCGAGGTGGTGATCACGGCGATGGTGAAGGCGGCCTTCAACGAGAGCCAGATGGGCTACGCCGCCGCCATGGGCTATGCGCTGTTCGTCCTCGTCGGCGGCCTCTGCGCGGTGCTCGTCTATCTGCTCGGTCGAACGAGGTTCAAAGTCTGATGGCCACGTCCTCCGCCCCCGCCGCGCCGCCGGCCGCGTCGTCCTCCTTCACGCAGGCGCTGGAACGGCTCGGCATCTACGCCGCCCTGGCGATCGTGCTCTTCCAGACGCTCTACCCGCTGCTCTGGGTGCTGTTCGGCTCGCTCAAGACCAAGCCCGAGCTGATCAACAATGTCTGGGGCCCGCCGTCGAGCCTGGTTTTCGAGAACTATGTCCAGGCCTGGCAGATGGCGGATATGGGCAACCGCATCTTCAACAGCGTCACGGTGACGGCGCTGTCGCTGGCGATCCTGATCGTCGTCGTCACGCCCTGCAGCTATGCACTGGCACGGCTGCGCTTCCCCGGCCGGGTGGTGATCACCGGTATCGTCGTCGGCTCCATGCTGGTGCCGCCGCAGGTCCTCGCCATCCCGCTCTTCATGGTGGCGCGCGATTTGGGCATCATCAATTCGACGGTCGGCATCTCGTTCATCTACGCCGCCTCGATCATGCCGCTGTCGATCTTCATCATGCGCAGCTTCTTCATGTCGCTGCCCTTCGATCTCGAAGACGCCGCGCGTGTCGACGGGGCGGGGCGGGTGACGATCCTGTTTCAGATCATGCTGCCGCTCGCCCGCCCGGGCATGGCGCTGATCATCATCTTCGGCTTCATCGAGGTCTGGAACGACTTCTTCCTCGCTTTCCTGCTGCTCCGGCAGCCGGATGTTCAGACCATCCCGCTCGGCTTGGTCAATTTCTTCCAGCAGTACGACTCCCTGTGGAACCTCTATTTCGCAGCGTTGATGATCACCACCCTGCCGGTGATCGCCCTGTTCGTGCTCATGCAGCGGCAGTTTATTGCCGGCCTGACCGCCGGCGCAGTGAAGGCCTGAAATGACAAAGCGTAAGATCGGTGTCGGCGTGGTCGGCTGCGGCGAGATTGCCCAGCTCATGCATCTGCCCATAATCAAGGAACTGCCGGGGATCGAGATCGCGGCGCTGTGCGATCTCTCCCGCCAGGTCGTCGACAGCCTGGGCAATGCCTATGGCGTCGCCGGCCGCTACACCGACCACCACGACCTGATCAACGATCCCGCCGTCGACGTGGTGGTGATCTGCACCTACGACCACGGCCCGATCATCGAGGACGTGATCGCCGCCGGAAAGCACTTCACGGTCGAGAAGCCGCTCGCCTTCACCGCCGAGGAAGCCGCCCCGCTGGTCGCGAAGGCCAAGGCCAAGGGCGTCCTCGGCCTCGTCGGCTACATGAAGCTCTATGATCCCGGCTACGTGCTCGGCATCGAGCGGATGGCCTCGATCGAAGCGCTGAAGCAGATCCACGTCCACAATTTCGCCGGCCGCTTCGACCGCTACCAGAGCCTCTACACCCAGGTTCGCGGCAACGACATTGACCCGTCGAGCTTCGCCGCCGGCCGCGCCTCGGCCGATGCCCGCATCGAGGCCTCGCTCGGCCCGGATCACGCCGGCTACAAGGACCTCTATCTGATGCTGCTGATGCTCGGCAGCCATAACCTCGCCGTGCTGCGCGGCGCCTTCGGCGTCGCCGAGAGCGTCGAATACGCCAAGGCCGTCGATCCCAACCACATCTTCGCGTTGCTCAATTTCGCCAATGGCGTGCCCTGCGTGTTCGAAGTCTCGTTCGGCGCGCAGTATGAGTGGTGGGACGAATGGATCGCCGCCTATGGCAAGCATGACGAGGTCCGGGTCGACTTCCAGAACCCCTATGTCCGCAACACGGCCGCGACCGTCACCATCCGCGAGCCGCGCGGCAACGGCCCGTCCGAGACGATCATCCCCGGCAAGCCGGATACGGCCTTCCGCCAGCAGTGGCTGCATTTCATCGACTGCATCGAGAACGGCACCGCGCCGCGCACCAGCCTCGAGGGCGGTCTCGAAGATCTGAAACTGGCGCAGGCCATCATCCAGGCGCTGCCGCCCCGTCCGAAGGCTGCCAACTGATGCGTATCGTCATTACCGGTTCGAGCGGCCTGCTCGGGCGCCACGTCGCCGCCGCCACCGTCGCGGCGGGCCATGATGTCCTCGGCATCGACACCGTGCCGCCGCCGGGCGCGGAAGCCGGCTGGCGCCACATCAGCGCCGACCTGACCGATCTCGGCGTGGCGCTGCAATTGGTGCGCGATGCCGACGCGGTGTTCCACATCGCCGCCATTCCGCGCCCGACGGGCCGGGCGGCGGCGGAAGTGTTCCAGACCAACATGGCGCTGGCCTACAACGTCATCGAGGGCGCGGCGCTCTCCGGCGCCCGCCGCTTCGTCTACGCCTCGTCCTTCAGCGTCTTCGGCTATCCGTTCTTCACGCGCTGGCCGGAGCAGCAATATCTGCCGATCGACGACGTCCACCCGACCGGCCCGCAGGACGCCTATGGCCTGTCGAAGTGGCTCGGCGAGGAGATGGTGCAGTCGGCCGTCCGGCGCGGCGCCTTCTCGGCCGTCAGCCTGCGCATGCCCTGGGTGCAGACGCCCGAGAGCTTTGCCGGCCAGATCGGCCCCCGCCGCGCCTCGGGCGATGCCGGCCGTGATCTCTGGTCCTATATCGACGCCCGCGACGCCGCCGACGCGTTCCTTCTGGCGCTCGAGGCGCCGGTCGAGGGCCATGCCCGCGTCATGATCAGCGCGGCTGACAGCTACATGGACGTGCCGACGGCGGAGCTCGCTGCACGCCACTTCCCGAACGCCAAGCTCGGCGCGCTGCCGGGCTTCGCCAGCACGTTCGACCTCGACAACGCGCGGAAGACGCTGGGCTACGAGCCCCGTCATTCCTGGCGCGACTACCCGAAAGCATGATTGGAGACTGCGTATGACGAGGTTCGTGGACAAGATCGTCGTGGTGACCGGCGGCGCGGGAGCCATCGGCCAGGCGGCCGTGCGCCGCTTCCTCGATGAGGGCGCGGCCGGCGTCGCCATCCTCGACCAGGACGGTGCGCGCGCCGAGGCGCTGGCGGCGGAGCTGGGTGATCGCGCCCTCGCCGTCGCGGCCGACGTGACCGAGCCCGCGGCGGTCGACAAGGCGCTCGCCGCCGTCGTCGCGCGTTTCGGCCGGATCGATGTCCTCTTCAACAATGCCGGCATCTCCGGCACCCCGGCGCCGGTCTATGACCTGCCGCTGGAAGAGTGGGACCGCGTCATCCGCATCAATCTGCGCGGCATCTTCGTCGTGCAGCAGGCGGTCGTCCGCATCATGATCGCGCAGAAGACCGGCGGCGCCATCGTCAACATGGGCTCGTCCATGGCGGGCTGGGACGTGCTGTCGGGCGGCTCGCCCTACGCCGCCAGCAAGCACGCCGTCGTCGGCCTGACCAAGGTCGCGGCGCTCGATTGCGCGCCCTACGGCATCCGCATCAACGCGATCTGCCCGGGCGTCATCCAGACGACGCTGGGCGTGCCGGCTTCCGACCGCGCCGCCTTCGAGGAAAGCACCAAGCGCTTCTCCGACCGCATCCCGCTGCGCCGCATCGGCCAGCCGGAGGACGTCGCCGCCTCGGTCGCCTTCCTCGCCAGCGACGATGCTCGTCACCTGACCGGCTCGGAGCTTCTCATCGACGGCGGCCAGACGCTGCAGAGCTGGGCCAACGCCCCCGACGCGGACGCCTTCCCGCGCTACATCTGAAACAAAAAAGGGGCAGCCAATGGCTGCCCCTTCTGATTCAGGCTGACGTTGTCAGGCCTGCTTTTCGTCAGGCCTTCCTGACGATGGCGATGCATTCGACCTCGTAGCGCAGCGCGGCGCCGAGGCAGTTGGTGATCGTCGTGCGGGCCGGGAAGGGCTCGCTGAAATATTCGCGGTAGAGCTTGTTGAAGAGCGGGATATCGGCCGGGTCCTGCACGTAGTTGCGCGTCTGCAGGACGTGCTTGAAGTCGCTGCCGGCGGTCTCCAGCACCTTGCGCATATTCTCCATCGAACGGCGCATCTCGCCTTCAAAGTCCTCGGAGATGATCTTGCCCGTCGCGTCGACCGACGCCTGGCCGGAAACGAAGATCAGCTCGCCGAACTTGGTCGACGGGCTGAACGGCAGGTGCGAGCGGGGCGTATCCGGTTCGCTCGGATATTCGATCATCTGGGGTCTCCGTCGGATCGTGGGATGTTCTTCACCTCTCCCCGAGAGAGAGGTGCGAGGAATGACTTCAGCTACGATACGCTCAGCCTCAGCTGACCGGGAAAACCGGGCTGCGCAGGCGGCGATAGGGGAGCGAGGTGATGACGCTGGTGCAGGGACCTGATGTCGCCACCGTGTAGCTCCTGACCGTGATCGGGTCATAGGCGCGGCGATGCGCGACGGCGGCCTTGACGCCGATCGCCTTCAGATCCTCCGGGATGATCCCCTGCGAGCGGAGCTGGCCGAGATCGAAGGGCGGCGTCTTGCGGCTGTTGACGAGGATTTTGATGCCCGCCGCCTCCAGCACGATCGACGGCCCCATGCTGATGTGGACGCCGCGCATCGCCGCCAGGTGGCTGTTGCGGTCTTCGAGCTCGAATTCGCCGTCGCTGCGGCTGACGAAGGCGGCCTCGATCTCCACCGGCCCGGCGCCGAGCCGGCTGCCCTTGCCGCCGAGGGAGGCCTTGCGGATCTCGCCGGGCTTGGCGTCGGCGAAGAGTTGCACCGCCTCCGCGTCGGCGATGGCGACGGCGGCATTGCGGATGCCGTGGCGCAGGAAGCCGCGCAGGATGGCGGTGTCGTCGCCCGGCGCGCCGCCGCCGATATTGTCGGCCGGCTCGACCACGACATAGGGGCCGCCCTCCAGCGTCGCGATCTCGGCGAGCGCGGCGTCGAGGTCCCATTCCTTCGGCTGGCCGAATTCGCGCAGTTCCCAGGCGAGCGCCTCGAGCCGGTCGAGGGCTGCCTTCGCCTGCTCGGCGGATCCCGTCGTGATCAGCGAGAAGGCGACGCCCGCGTCCGGGACATCGGAGAAGGAATAGCCGCCGATGATGTTGACGGCCCAGATCCTGGGATCCTCGGCCTCGATCTGGCGGGCGAGTGCTTCCAGGTCGCGCATCGGCCGGTCGGCCGTGCCGGTGCCGGGCGGCGCCCACAGGATCGCGGCGTTGCGGGCGTGCATGACCGGGGCGGCCTTCTCGCGCAGCGCGCGGGCCAGGAGCTCGGCCGAGCGGACGGCGGCGTCGCGCGCGTCGGTGTGCGGATTTTCGCGATAGGCGACGAGGCCGTTGGCATATCTTGCCATGGCGGCGGTGAACGTCGCGTGCAGGTCGAACACGCCGTAGAGCGGCAGCGTCTCGGCGCCGGGAACCGCGCGGATGCGGGCGAGGAGCTCGCCCTCGGGGTCAACGCTCGCCGTCGTCACCATGGCGCCATGCAGCGCCAGCCAGATGCCGTCGAGGCTGCCGTCGGCGAGCGCCGCGCGCAATCCGGCCTCCAGCTCCTGCCAGAACTGCTCGAACACGGCGTGGTCGGTCGTGCCCGAGGGGAGGGCGGAATATTCGATGACCGGGACGACGTCCCAGCCCTCGGCCGCCGCCACCTCCAGGAAGCCGTCGACGGTGGAGCCGTCGCCCGCCCGGGCCGGCAGGTCAGCGCCGCGCAGGATCTCGTAGTCCGCGAGCCGCGTGATCTCGTCCACGAAGGTGTGGGTCTCGTGATAGAGCCCGGCCAGCAGGATGCGAGGGCGGCGCGTATTCATTGGAGGCTACCTGATTATCTGTTGCGTGACATGCTCGCCGTGACCTCGGCGAGGGTGGCGACGAGAAGCCGGCCGAGCCGCTCGATGGCGTCCGGCTCGAAGCGGGCCGAGGGGCCGGCGATGGAGACGGCGGCGATCGCTTCGCCGCCCGGCGCGAAGATCGGCGCGGCGACACAGGCGCCGCCGACTTCGTTTTCCTCGTATTCGGTGGTCCAGCCGACGGTGCGGCAGCGCTCCAGCACTTCTTCCAGCGCCTGCGGGTCGGTGATGGTGCGGTCGGTCGCGGCGGGCAGCGAGCCGAGATTGTAGATGATCTTGCGGAAGGAGAGCGGCTGATAGGCGAGCAGCGCCCGGCCGCAGGCGGTCGAGTGATAGGCGGCGCGGGTGCCGGAATAGGACGAGACGCGCAGCGTCTGGCTGCCCTCGAGGCTCTCGACGATGACGGCGTCGGTCGGGCCGGGCAGGGCCAGATTGACGGTCTCGCGCGTCTCCGCGCACAGTCGCACCAGATAGGGCTGCGCCAGCGCCGCGATGTCGAGCCGCCGCTCGACCGCCTTGCCATAGACGAGGTGCTGCAGGCTCAGGCGATAGGCGCCGGCCTTGGCGTCGCGCTCGGCCAGGCCGACGTCGACGAGCGCCGTGACGAGGTTGAATGCCGTCGTCTTTGCGAGCCCGGTGCGCAGCGCCAGGTCGCGCAGCGATACGAAATCGCCGCTCGCCATCGCGTCGAGCAGCGCCTTGGCGCGGGCGACGGATTGAATGCGCGCGGCGACGGCCGCGCCGGAATCGCTCTCTAGCTTCGACATGCTGCTTCTGACCATGGTCATGAATCCCGGAAGAAATATTCCATATTATGGGATGACTTGTCACCTGCTCTTGAAGCCAGTCTGGCACGAAGGCAAAAGTTCACGCAAGCCGAACATCGTGCTTTCCATGGGGAAGCCGTCCTGCGTGGTTGACAGCCGACCCATCCATCCCTTTAACTTTGCCCAAGCGACCGAAGTGTCGTTCCATTATGTGGGATATGCATCGCAATATATCCCCGTCGCGGCAGGGGAGCTGGAATGCGGGTTTTTGTGGCGTCGCTTGCGACCGAGACGAATACATTCGCGCCGCTCTTCGTCGATCGGACCGCGTTCGAGGGCGCCTTCTATTGCCCGCCCGGCACCCATCCCGACACGCCGACGCTCTGCTCCGGCCCGATGGTGGCGGCGCGCCGCCGCGCCCGCGCCGACGGCTTCACCCTGTTCGAGGGCACGGCGACCTGGGCCGAGCCGGCAGGACTGGTTTCGCGCGAGGCCTATGAGAGCCTGCGCGACGAGATCCTCGACCAGCTCCGCGCCGCCATGCCGGTCGATGTCGTCTTGTTCGGCCTGCACGGCGCGATGGTCGCGCGCGGCTATGACGATTGCGAAGGCGATCTTCTGGCGCAAGCGCGCGCCATCGCCGGGCCGGACGCGATCGTCGGCGCCGAGCTCGACATGCATTGCCACCTGAGCGACCAGATGGTCGAGGCGGCGGATATCCTCGTCGCCTTCAAGGAATTCCCGCACACCGATTTCCTCGAGCGCGCCGAGGATCTGGTCGAGCTCTGCCTGCGCGCGGCACGGCGCGAGATCGTGCCGGTCAGCGCCGTCTTCGATTGCCGCGCCATCACCGGCTTCATGACCAGCCGCGAGCCCGGCCGCGGCTTCGTCGACCGCATGCTGGCGCTGGAAGGGCAGGACGGCATCCTCTCGATTTCCGTCGCGCACGGCTTCCAGGCCGCCGACGTCTACGATGTCGGCACCAAGGTGCTGGTAGTCGCCGATGGCGATGCCAATCGCGACAAGGCGGCGGCGCTCGCCGAGCGTCTCGGCCGCGAGATCCTCGGATGGGGCGCCGGTGGCGGCGGACCCTATCACTACAAGCCCGAGGAGGCGATCGAGCAGGCGCTTTCCGAGCTCGGCCAGCCCGTCGTGCTGGCGGATCGCTGGGACAATCCCGGCGGCGGCGTCGCCGGCGATTCCACCGTCATGGTCGAGGCGCTGCTGCGCCATCCGGAAATCCCGGCCGCCATCGGCGCGCTTTGGGATCCGGTCGCGGTCGCCTTCTGCCGCGCCGCCGGCGTCGGCGCCGAGATCGATCTCCGCTTCGGCGGCAAGGCGGCCCCGACCTCCGGTCGCCCTGTCGACGCGCGCGTCACGGTGCTCGGCATCACCGACGACCTTCTGGTGCCGTTCGAGCAGAGCTGGGTC
Coding sequences within:
- a CDS encoding RidA family protein; translated protein: MIEYPSEPDTPRSHLPFSPSTKFGELIFVSGQASVDATGKIISEDFEGEMRRSMENMRKVLETAGSDFKHVLQTRNYVQDPADIPLFNKLYREYFSEPFPARTTITNCLGAALRYEVECIAIVRKA
- a CDS encoding carbohydrate ABC transporter permease, with the protein product MATSSAPAAPPAASSSFTQALERLGIYAALAIVLFQTLYPLLWVLFGSLKTKPELINNVWGPPSSLVFENYVQAWQMADMGNRIFNSVTVTALSLAILIVVVTPCSYALARLRFPGRVVITGIVVGSMLVPPQVLAIPLFMVARDLGIINSTVGISFIYAASIMPLSIFIMRSFFMSLPFDLEDAARVDGAGRVTILFQIMLPLARPGMALIIIFGFIEVWNDFFLAFLLLRQPDVQTIPLGLVNFFQQYDSLWNLYFAALMITTLPVIALFVLMQRQFIAGLTAGAVKA
- a CDS encoding M81 family metallopeptidase, whose protein sequence is MNTRRPRILLAGLYHETHTFVDEITRLADYEILRGADLPARAGDGSTVDGFLEVAAAEGWDVVPVIEYSALPSGTTDHAVFEQFWQELEAGLRAALADGSLDGIWLALHGAMVTTASVDPEGELLARIRAVPGAETLPLYGVFDLHATFTAAMARYANGLVAYRENPHTDARDAAVRSAELLARALREKAAPVMHARNAAILWAPPGTGTADRPMRDLEALARQIEAEDPRIWAVNIIGGYSFSDVPDAGVAFSLITTGSAEQAKAALDRLEALAWELREFGQPKEWDLDAALAEIATLEGGPYVVVEPADNIGGGAPGDDTAILRGFLRHGIRNAAVAIADAEAVQLFADAKPGEIRKASLGGKGSRLGAGPVEIEAAFVSRSDGEFELEDRNSHLAAMRGVHISMGPSIVLEAAGIKILVNSRKTPPFDLGQLRSQGIIPEDLKAIGVKAAVAHRRAYDPITVRSYTVATSGPCTSVITSLPYRRLRSPVFPVS
- a CDS encoding carbohydrate ABC transporter permease, with the translated sequence MILPAAILFSLFFLWPFFNGLWLSFHRWDGFSAPRFIGVANYLRLTKDGVFLGALKNSFIFVILSLALKNGLGLALALLLNRVTFARAFFRASVFVPVTISFVAAGLLWSWIYNPVFGLLNAGLDFVGLASWKRSWLGDANTALYAVIAVDVWKWLGFHAVIYLAGLQTIPSELYEAARVDGASAWRRLWHITLPLMVPVIFINTILGLSGAFVRNFDIVHVLTQGGPNHATEVVITAMVKAAFNESQMGYAAAMGYALFVLVGGLCAVLVYLLGRTRFKV
- a CDS encoding NAD(P)-dependent oxidoreductase, with protein sequence MRIVITGSSGLLGRHVAAATVAAGHDVLGIDTVPPPGAEAGWRHISADLTDLGVALQLVRDADAVFHIAAIPRPTGRAAAEVFQTNMALAYNVIEGAALSGARRFVYASSFSVFGYPFFTRWPEQQYLPIDDVHPTGPQDAYGLSKWLGEEMVQSAVRRGAFSAVSLRMPWVQTPESFAGQIGPRRASGDAGRDLWSYIDARDAADAFLLALEAPVEGHARVMISAADSYMDVPTAELAARHFPNAKLGALPGFASTFDLDNARKTLGYEPRHSWRDYPKA
- a CDS encoding SDR family NAD(P)-dependent oxidoreductase, whose translation is MTRFVDKIVVVTGGAGAIGQAAVRRFLDEGAAGVAILDQDGARAEALAAELGDRALAVAADVTEPAAVDKALAAVVARFGRIDVLFNNAGISGTPAPVYDLPLEEWDRVIRINLRGIFVVQQAVVRIMIAQKTGGAIVNMGSSMAGWDVLSGGSPYAASKHAVVGLTKVAALDCAPYGIRINAICPGVIQTTLGVPASDRAAFEESTKRFSDRIPLRRIGQPEDVAASVAFLASDDARHLTGSELLIDGGQTLQSWANAPDADAFPRYI
- a CDS encoding M81 family metallopeptidase; its protein translation is MRVFVASLATETNTFAPLFVDRTAFEGAFYCPPGTHPDTPTLCSGPMVAARRRARADGFTLFEGTATWAEPAGLVSREAYESLRDEILDQLRAAMPVDVVLFGLHGAMVARGYDDCEGDLLAQARAIAGPDAIVGAELDMHCHLSDQMVEAADILVAFKEFPHTDFLERAEDLVELCLRAARREIVPVSAVFDCRAITGFMTSREPGRGFVDRMLALEGQDGILSISVAHGFQAADVYDVGTKVLVVADGDANRDKAAALAERLGREILGWGAGGGGPYHYKPEEAIEQALSELGQPVVLADRWDNPGGGVAGDSTVMVEALLRHPEIPAAIGALWDPVAVAFCRAAGVGAEIDLRFGGKAAPTSGRPVDARVTVLGITDDLLVPFEQSWVSLGPAAAITIGNLDVVLASTRAQTFSPPVFTDLGVDLATKKIVVVKSSNHFHAAFAPIAHRVHYLDTGGPYPSDTAKIPYTKARRPLSPLDPNPWL
- a CDS encoding IclR family transcriptional regulator, whose protein sequence is MSKLESDSGAAVAARIQSVARAKALLDAMASGDFVSLRDLALRTGLAKTTAFNLVTALVDVGLAERDAKAGAYRLSLQHLVYGKAVERRLDIAALAQPYLVRLCAETRETVNLALPGPTDAVIVESLEGSQTLRVSSYSGTRAAYHSTACGRALLAYQPLSFRKIIYNLGSLPAATDRTITDPQALEEVLERCRTVGWTTEYEENEVGGACVAAPIFAPGGEAIAAVSIAGPSARFEPDAIERLGRLLVATLAEVTASMSRNR
- a CDS encoding Gfo/Idh/MocA family protein; this translates as MTKRKIGVGVVGCGEIAQLMHLPIIKELPGIEIAALCDLSRQVVDSLGNAYGVAGRYTDHHDLINDPAVDVVVICTYDHGPIIEDVIAAGKHFTVEKPLAFTAEEAAPLVAKAKAKGVLGLVGYMKLYDPGYVLGIERMASIEALKQIHVHNFAGRFDRYQSLYTQVRGNDIDPSSFAAGRASADARIEASLGPDHAGYKDLYLMLLMLGSHNLAVLRGAFGVAESVEYAKAVDPNHIFALLNFANGVPCVFEVSFGAQYEWWDEWIAAYGKHDEVRVDFQNPYVRNTAATVTIREPRGNGPSETIIPGKPDTAFRQQWLHFIDCIENGTAPRTSLEGGLEDLKLAQAIIQALPPRPKAAN